The Spirosoma oryzicola region AAAGAGGGGCATGAGACGTTACGGCTTCGGGTTGGTGACGTGTTTCCGACTGCAAAGGAAACATATCATTGAAACGATAAAGCGTAATCGGCTAATTTTTCTACTTCATTGACCAGCGGATTCAGAACATCGAAGGGTACAACGTGCAGTCGGGTAGTCGAATCGTAGCCAAAAACGGGTAATGGCTGCTGAAACGTTTCGTTGGCCGGATACACCAGAAAGAGATCGCTGGCTTCGTATTTTTTGCCGTACGCAAAGAGCTGGTATAAGTCAGCATGATCGATTCCGTAGCTTCCCGAATGGTCGGTGCCCGTCACTTCTTTCCATTTCATGTCCAGCACAAACTTGCGGTCGCTGTGCTCAATAACAATATCGGGGCGTAACTTAAACTTGGGCATGCCAGCGTGTTCGTCAACCAAATGTGCCAGCGATTCTTGCACCGTCACCTTGTCGGCCTCGGGCCAGTACCGGCGGATACCGTGCGAGACGTAATCCTCGAAAACACGCTCCATTGGAAACAGAAGCGACAAATCGGCAGTCAGCCCCACTTTGACGCCATACGCCCGCCGACCCAGCAAGGCTTCCGCCCAGCGCAACGCCAGTTCATAGCGGGCAAACAGCCGATTCGACCGTTTTACCAGTTTCAAATCGTCCTGTACGGACCCACAAGCCGAAATTCCGTCCAACGCCCCATCCAGTTGCCGAATGCGTTGCTGAACCGGAGCGCTGTGGTTCCGCTGCTGCAAATAATGCAACGTCGTTTTCAGGATTCGATTGGGCGCTACATCGGCGGTTAGCACGTCATACACCACCGCTAGCCGTTCGGCATGTTGCGCGTTTTCGCGTTGCTGACGGGTGGATTGAAACCGTCCTTTCCAAAACCGCTCATTGCTTTCTACCGAAACGTAAGACCGCTGAAGACCCTGCTGCACCAGCGATTCCAATGCGTCCAGAAAAGCGGTGACAAACACCTCCCACAGCGGCAGGTGCGTAGCATTGGTATGCGCCGACGAGAGCGTACGAAACGGGCCGTGTTGCAGGTGTCGCAACATCGAAAGCAGCATCGAACGGCTGGTAGCACCTCGCCCGATTTTGGGTAAGATTTCTAGCTGGGTTCCGTCTGGCAAGGTCACCAACCCAACGTATTTCCGAACCCGAACGTATTCGCGACCCTTTTGTACGAAAAAAGTCAATAAGCCATCGACCCCTTCCGCATCGACGGCTAGTTGCCGGAGTGCTTCAAAAACGGCGTCCGTTACAGACACATCGGCCGATGGGCCGGGGCGAATGGCACGGTCGGTTTCCTTGCCGATTAGGCCATTTTCAGCAACGGAAAGGATCGAAGGCATAACTAGTGTTGATTGGGACAGGTAGTGACAGAGCGGGCGGGGTGGTGTCAGGTTTAAGAACCTGACACCACCCCGCCCGGACACTTTGTTTGTATGCAGTCTTAAATCGTTACGCTGGGTTGCGTTACGTAGCGCAGCAGTTCCTGCTTGGTCGCTTCTTCGGCAAACTTCCCGTTGTACGATGCCGTAACCGTCGATGAATTGACATCATGCACACCCCGTGTCGATACGCACAGGTGTTTGGCGTCGATGATCACGGCTACGTCTTCTGTTTCAAGTATTTTTTTCAACTCGTCGGCAATTTGTACCGTCAGCCGTTCCTGCACCTGAGGGCGTTTGCAGAAATACTCGACAATGCGGTTGAGCTTCGACAAACCGATTACTTTACCGCTGGAAATGTAAGCTACGTGCGCTTTACCGATGATCGGGACAAAATGGTGTTCGCAATAGGTCTGAACGGTAATATCTTTCTCGACCAGCATCTCGTTGTACCGAAACTTGTTGTCGAACAGCGTCGGAGCGGGTTTGTTGGCCGGATTCAGTCCCCGGAAAATTTCTTTCACGTACATCTTGGCCACGCGCCGTGGCGACCCCTTCAGGCTGTCGTCGGTCAGGTCAAGGCCCAGAATGTTCATGATCTCCCGAAAATGCTCTTCGATCAGATCGACTTTCAGCTCGTCATCCAGGTCAAACGCATCGGGACGCATGGGCGTATCGACGGACGAAGCACCGTGCGCGTCACCAATTTCATCGACGAGTTCGTCCTGATCTGCCATGGCGGAATAATTTTCGTGACGACTATATCCATTCGTGTGCACTCCCTCTTGCTGGTTGGCACTCGCGCCATTAAGCGGGGTACTCGACGAAGTTCCGTTCAGTTTCATACAGTCTGATTTTAAGATCTAAGCCCTCGCTTAGCTGATTGCGTAAAATGGTATAAATAACGATAGCAATGTTTTCGGCCGAAGGATTCAGGTCGGCAAACTCTTCGGTGTCGAGGTTGAGGTTTTTGTGATCGAAGCGCTCCGTAACGTGTTCTTTGATGAGATCACCCAGGTACTTCATGTCAATCACATAACCCGTCTCGGGGTCAATCGGGCCCGTAACTTGTATAATCAGCTCGTAATTGTGACCATGATAATTGGGGTTATTGCATTTACCGTAGACGCGGGTGTTTTTCTCATCCGACCAGTTTGGATTGTGCAGACGATGAGCCGCGTTGAAATGTTCCTTGCGAAACACCGCAACCCGTGGGGCATTGGCCCGTTGTGTATCCATAAAAAGAAAATCGAAACCAGGATTCGATCAACCTGTCGTTACAAAGTTTGTGTACAACACAGGCAGACGGCGGAGCGTGTAGCCAGTACACTCCTCAGTGTGCTATTCTGCTTCGTAACAGGGTGTTTTTTAAAATTGTTCGACCGTTTCAACGAAACATTCAACCTAAAAAGCCCCCTATTCGCCTTCATAACACCTGTCATCACGGTATTGTTCCGCTCGTCATTCTGCGGAACCGGGCTCGTATTGCTACCGTTGACGTACCATGAAACGCGTACAAACCGCCATGATCACACTCGCTCTTATACTTGCTATTGCCACGGGTTCCACTTTTCTTTTTTTACGACAGGACGTCTTCGGCAGCGACCCGGCCACGACTCGTCTGGAGCGCATCAAGCAATCGAAAAACTACCAAAACGGGGTCTTTGAAAACCTCGAACCGACGGCAGTCATGCGCGAGGACGGGTCTTACTGGCAAATGATGAACGATTATTTCCACAAAGACAAGTTCAATACCCCGCCCCAGCCGCTGCCTTCCGTTAAAACCGATTTAAAGTCACTTGCCGACGATAAACCGACCGTTGTTTGGTTTGGGCATTCTTCGTACCTCATCAAAGCAAACGGTACCACCGTACTGGTCGATCCGGTTTTTAGTGGCTACGCGTCGCCCGTGTCGTTTTTCGGAAAATCATTCGCCGGTTCGGATGTGTACCGGGTAGACGACATGCCCGATATTGATATGCTGGTCATTTCGCACGACCACTACGACCACCTCGACTACAAAACGATCACGGAACTGATCCCTAAGGTCAAGAAATTTTACACCGCGCTGGGTGTAGGGGCACACCTCGAACGGTGGGGCGTTCCAGCCGACCGCATTGTCGAATTCGACTGGTGGGAAGGCAAACAAGTAGCGAGTGACATTCAACTAACGGCGGTTCCGGCACGACACTTTTCGGGTCGTAGCCTTGCCCGGGGCAAAACACTCTGGTCGTCCTATGTGCTTAATCTGCATGGCTACACCTTGTTTCTGGGTGGAGATTCGGGCTACGGTACGCACTTCAAGGAAATTGGCGACAAGTACGGTCCGTTCGACCTGGCTATTCTCGAATGCGGTCAATACGGTAAAGACTGGCCCAACATCCACATGTTTCCCGAAGAGGTTGTTACGGCGGCCGAGGATTTACGCGCCAAAACGCTTTTACCGGTTCACTGGGCTAAGTTCTCGCTGGCTTATCACGCCTGGAACGAGCCGATTCAACGACTTGTAACGCGGGCATCCGAAAAAGCCCTGCCCATAACAACACCCCGAATTGGTGAGCCGGTAGTCGTCAACGCGAGCTATCCACGGTCGGTCTGGTGGAATTTTTAAACGAAATAAACTTCTTTAGCGGACAGGATTGGCCCAACGAACTGGATTTTTTGACGATCCATTCCGTTCATTGGGCCAATCCTGTCCTTATTTTAGCCGAATTCCTTATCTTTCCCGTTCTAAAAACTGCTTTTGCATGAATCTTACGCCTACCCGCCGTCAATTTATCAAAACCGCTGCGTTAACGGGCACAGCGGCCACGGTTTTTCCATCCATCTTAACCGGTGCAAAGCCTGCCGATACCAAAGTTCGATTAGGCTTTATTGGCGTCGGGCTTCGGGGACGTAGTCATGTGGAGCAGGCCCTGTACCGCGAAGACGTGGTCATTCCGGCCATTTGTGATGTTGACCCGAACAGCATTGCCCTGACCAACGAGATTTTTAAGAAGAAAGGCAAACCACTACCCGAAGCGTATTCGAAAGGCGACGAAGCGTTTTTGCAGATGCTCAAACGCGATGATCTCGACGGTGTTATCATCGCGACGCCCTGGGAATGGCACGTACCGATGGCGGTGGCGACGATGAAAGCCGGGAAATACGCGGGCGTAGAAGTATCGGCCACGGTGAAGCTAAAAGAGTCGTGGGATTTAGTCGATACGTCGGAGAAGACCGGGGTTCCGTGCATGATCCTGGAAAACGTCTGCTACCGGCGCGACGTACTGGCTATTCTAAACATGGTCCGGCAAGGGATGTTCGGCGAAATGACCTACGCGCACTGCGGCTACCAACACGACCTACGCGAGGTAAAATTCAACAATGGCAAACAAGCCTACGGCGGTGGGGTTGAGTTCGGGGCTAAAGGTTATTCGGAAGCACACTGGCGTACGCAACACTCGGTGGATCGCAACGGCGATATCTACCCAACGCACGGGCTGGGACCGGTAGCTCACTGGCTGAATATCAACCGGGGGAACCGCTTTACGCACCTGACCAGTACCGCTACCAAAAGCCGGGGTTTGCACAAATACGTCGTCGATAAAGGCGGGGCCAATCACCCCAACGCTAAAGTCAATTTTAAACTCGGTGACGTGGTTACCACGGTTGTCGAGTGCGCCAACGGTGAAAATATCGTTATTATTCACGATACTAACTCGCCCCGCCCCTATTCGCTGGGATTCCGGGCGCAGGGTACGCAGGGCATCTGGATGGACGACAATGACATGATTTACCTGGAAGGCGTCAGTCCAAAAGCTCACACCTGGGAGCCGTTTGCTGCCTATCAGGAAAAATACGACCACCCTCTCTGGAAACGGCACGCGCAAACCGCCGAGAATGCCGGACACGGTGGTATTGACTTTTTTGTGATGCGGGCGTTTATCGAATCCGTCAAAACCAAGACTCCTCCGCCGATTGACGTGTACGATGCAGCCGTCTGGAGCGCGATCAGCCCGCTGTCGGAGGAAAGCATCGCGGGCGGCAGTAAACCCGTTGAAATTCCTGATTTTACGCGGGGTAAGTGGAAGACGAACAAACCTATTTTCGGGCTTAACGACCAATTTTAGGTAGCTTCTGAGCGACGAAACGAATTTCTATTCTTAATTTGTAAAAAAATTTAAAATATACCAATCGCGCGCTCTTTCCATTTCTAAGCGACTCTTTCTCATGACACCAACTGCCACCCCTCCGCAGGTTCGTCCCAATTACACCATCCCGCTGATCATCATCGGCGCTTTGTTTTTTATTTTTGGCTTCGTCACCTGGGTCAACAGTGTGCTTATCGCTTTTTTTAAGCAGGCGTTCAACCTGAGTACGGTCGGCTCGAACCTAGTGGCCTTTGCGTTTTTTATTTCGTACACGCTTATGGCCATTCCGTCGTCGGCTCTGCTGAAAAAAACCGGCTTCAAGAACGGTATGTCATTAGGATTGCTGGTCATGGCGGTTGGTACGCTGATCTTTGTTCCGGCGGCCAAATCGGTTTCGTATCCGTTGTTTCTGGTTGGTCTTTTCCTGATCGGCATCGGCCTGACGGTACTGCAAACGGCTTCGAATCCCTACGCGACCATTCTTGGTCCCCGCGAAAGTGCGGCCCAGCGCATCAGCTTCCTGGGTATTGCCAATAAACTGGCCGGAATCATCAGCCAGATCATTTTCGGTGGGTTATTGTTAACCAGCGGCAATGCCGTTGCCGGTGCAGCTTCTCTGGAAAAAGTAGTTTCTCCTTACCTGATTTTAACGGGTGTTCTGGTCGTTCTAGCCGGGCTGATCCGCTTTTCGAGCCTACCCGAAGTATCGGAAGAGCAGGATGATTCACCCGCCGATGTTACATCGCATACAAGCGTAGGCCAGTTCCCCAACCTTGTCTTGGGCGTTATCGCCTTATTTTGCTACGTTGGCGCGGAGGTAATTGCCGGTGATACCATTATCAACTATGGTAAAGCCATTGGTTTTGACAACGATCAGGCGAAGTACTTCACGACCTACACCCTGTATGGTTTGCTGGCGGGCTATGTGCTAGGCATCGTGCTGATTCCACGGGTTATCTCTCAGCAGACATCCCTGCGATTCGGAGCCATCTACGGACTTGTCTTAACAACGGCAACGCTGGTAACCAGTGGCTTCACGTCGGTGCTCTGCGTAGCCTTGCTTGGTTTTGGGCTGGCTCCTATCTGGCCAGCTCTTTGGCCGCTGGCGCTCAACCGTTTAGGTCGGTTTACCAAAATTGGATCGGCCTTGCTGATTATGGGCATCTCAGGCGGTGCGTTGCTGCCACTGGTGCATGGCTACCTTACGGACGCTATCAGCCCGAAAATGGCGTATGCCATGCTATTGCCTTTGTTTGGTTTCATCCTGTACTACGCAACGGTAGGCTACAAGAAAACAAGCTGGTAATGCCTACGACTGATTCTACCCCTGTCGCGTCGACGCTGACGGCTTCAACGCCAGGTCGTATCTGCCTGTTTGGCGAACATCAGGATTACCTGGGTTTACCGGTGATTGCCGCTGCAATTTCCCGACGTATTCAGATTCAGGCGAAGCAGGTCGATAAGCCCGGTTTTCGACTGAATCTACCGGACATTAATGCGACCGTTGCTATTCCGTTTGATGGTACCGAACTGGCTTATCCCAATAGTCGGGATTACTTTCGGTCGGCGGTCAACATACTTTTGCGCGAAGGATTTCAATTCTCCAAGGGTATTGACGGTGAAGTGCATGGCAACATTCCCATCAACTCCGGCACCTCTAGTTCTTCGGCCCTGCTCGTAACCTGGCTGAACGTGCTGACGCAACTGGCTGACGAACCTCGTCAGCTACCGCAGGAGCGACTGGCGGAACTGGCTTACGTAGCCGAAGTACTTGAATTTGGCGAACCGGGTGGTATGATGGACCATTACTCAACCGCCGTTGGTGACGTTATCTACCTGGAATCGACACCCAAAATCGCCCTTCGTAAATTTCACCCGATGCTTGGCACGTTCGTATTGGGCGACTCGCAGGAGCCGAAAGATACAATTGGTATTCTGTCACGGGTCAAGTTTGGTATGCTCGATATCATCAAGAGGCTTAAAACGGTAAATCCCGCCTTTTCGCTGCACGAGGCTACACTTACCGAAGCGGCTGAGTTCAAGGATATATTGACCAAAGATGAATATATTTTGCTGAAAGGAAATCTGGAGAATCGGGACATTCTTCGCGAAGCCCTAACCGTTTTGGATGCCTCCGCTACATCGGCAAGTATCGATCACATCCGGTTCGGGCAGCTCTTAACCCAGCACCAGACTAATTTGCGCGATGCCCAGCGGATCAGCACTCCAAAGATCGACCGTATGCTCGACGCAGCACTCGCAGCGGGTGCATTAGGCGGCAAAATCAACGGATCAGGTGGAGGAGGCTGCATGTTTGCGTACGCCCCTGAACATCCCGAAAAGGTTGCCGAAGCAATTGAGCGCGAGGGCGGCAAAGCGTACGTCATAACCGTAGCCGAAGGAACAACGACCTTTTCCAATAAGCCTTAAAGCTATTTTAGGTTTTTATACAAGAAATGTGCTTTTGTCATCCCGACGCCAGGAGGGATCTTCGGGAACAGGTGTTTAGTCCTTTTTCGAAGATCCCTCCTGGCGTCGGGATGACAAAAAATGTTTGTTTTCAGCGCCAAAAACGAGTAAGGCCCTATTCGGTGAATAGGGCCTTACTCGTTTTTGCGGTCTATTTCACACTAGCCGCTCGTTGCGCTGGAAACCACGAGGTTAAAAACGTAACGAGGATGACCAACACACTTACCAGCACAAGGTCGCTGGTATCAAGCCGAACAGGATAGGCGTCGATTATCGAACTGACAGTCCCCATTCCGATAAATCCGTATCGTTCCTGCGCAAGACAGATGACAATGCCGAGTACCAGACCGGTAAAAGCCCCCGTCAGCGCAATAATCGCTCCTTCAGTCATGAAAATTCGGCGTACCAGCCCCGTCGTGGCCCCCATCGCGTAAAGAATTCGGATATCTTCTTTCTTTTCGATAACCAGCATCGACAGCGTAAAAAAGATGTTGATGGATGCCACCAGAATGATAAATGAGAGTGTGATCGCAACAAGAAGCTTTTCGATCCGAATCGTCCGGTATAGATCAACGTTCAGGTCGTCGCGACTTTGGACCAGCAACTTTTCGCCTACAATCGTCTGCAATGCCTGTTTAGCCGCATTTTCATCCGTACCGGGCTTTAACTGAATCTCAAGGCTAGTCACTTCGTTGGGCCCGTACCCTAACAACGACCGCGCCACATTGACCGGAATCAGTACGAAGTTGTCGTACTTCGATTCAATAAAAAACACGCCTGAAACCGTCAAAGCTTCCCGGTTGAATGCATCCGGATTGAGCACACTAAACGATTGACCACTTTGCGGGTACAGGATTTCCAGCGGTGTCAGAATATCAACCGCCGAAATACTCAGGTCATTGCGAACCCCGTCGGCCACGATCGCGTAGTTGACGCCCTGATCGCGGAGCCGCAACCGTCCTTCGAGTAAGGCCGAATCGAGCTGTTTTCGTTGTAGATAGGTATCATCAACGCCTTTAAGCCGGACAACGGTTTGCCCGTTAGCGTAGCGGGCCAGAGCGTTATCCTGCGCTACAGTAGTCAGAAGGCTAACGCCTGTCGTCTGACGCAACCGATTCAAGAGTTCCGGCGATGCCACGAACCGTTTCCCTTCCCTGGGCGAGACGGTCATGTCGGCTTCAAACGTTTTAAAAATCTGGCGGTTCAGCTCATCCATCCCGTTGAAGACGGAAAGGACAACAACCAGTGCCATCGTTCCGACGCCTACACCAAGCATTGACAGAATAGACAGCCAGCTGATAAAGCTGCGTTTCTTGCGGGAAAAAAAATAGCGTCGGGCGATCCAGGCGGGGAGGTTCATATACAACGGGTGAATGAGTGGGTAAGTGAATGAGTGAATAGCGCTGATCGATTATTCGCTCATTCACTCACGCCCAATTCGCTTACTCTTCGTCTTCATCCTCCTCTGGTGCGGGCGGAATGTCGAGACCAGCGAATAGTTTGTCCATCTTGTCGGCGTATTCAGCCGTATCGTCCATGAAGAAACTGAGATCAGGAACAATGCGCAACTGATGGCGAACCCGTTCGCCGAGATGCTGACGAATAATTTTACCTTTTTCCTGAATGCTTTCCAGCAGCATTTGCTTATTCTTCGTAGCCAGGAAGCTCAGGTACACGCGCGCTACGCTCAAATCCGGCGATATGCGCACACTGGTGACCGTAATAAAGGCCCCATTGAACAAATGCGGCACCTCACGCTGAAAAATTTCACTTAAATCTTTCTGCAACTGCCTGGATACTTTCTGTTGTCGTTTTGATTCCATACTATCTTACCTGGGTATCTAGTTGAACGGGCAACTGATCGAATAGTTTTCCGTTTGCATATAAGCCCACTACCTGTTTATTCGCGAACAATCCGGCAACTCAACTGGACTCCCGGACCGCAAATATCCGTACCTTTTTCGGTTCTGCCGAAATTGACCGTAAATTCGCAGGGTGAGTTCGCGCCTGAGTGGGTCAATTCAGGCTCTTTGTCGCTTGAATTCATGCGCCTGCTCACCACCAACATACTGAATTACCGACTGTTTTGTTACGTTTTTTTCGCTCTTACTTTCCGTATCAATACGTAAGCCTGCTCGGTTTACTGTTACTGATTCGTCTGCCGCTGTTACTGCACCCGTTTCCTTTGTTGATACCAGAGCTAAACTGGCTGTTGGTGGGCGAACAGATTGGTGAAGGGAATCTGCTCTACCGCGACATCTGGGATAGTATCAGCCCCCTGTCGGCAGTGGTTTACTGGGGTTTGCACACGCTGTTTGGCCGGTCCACTCTGGCACTCCACGTGGCGGCTACGGTGGTTTCGGTATTCCAGATTGTGTATTTCAACTACCTGACCAACAACCGCGATGTGTATCCCGACCGCTCGTTCTGGCCGGGCCTGATCTACATGCTGTTTCTGCACCTGTCCTTCGATTGCCTGACGCTTTCGCCCGTGCTGATGTCCACCAGCTTTCTGTTGCTTGCTTTCGGCACGCTTATTAAACAAATGGAACGCCGGGGCGCTACCGACGAGGTTTTTGAAGTCGGTTTTTACATTGGCATTGCGGCTTTATTTTATCTCCCATCGGCGCTGTTTATAATTTGGGCCTCCCTGTCACTTCTTTTCTACACGGGAGCAAGTTTTCGGCAGCACTCGCTGGCGTTGTTTGGCTTTCTGTTCCCAATTGCGGCTACCGTGCTGTTTTATTATCTCAACAACAGCCTGGACGATTTTAACCGCAACCTGCTGGCGTCTGTATTCCGGGTTCGGCAATATTCGCTGTCCGACTTTCAGTCCCTGTTTGCTTCGTTGTTTATTCCACTGGGTCTGGGTATACTGGGTTTTCTTAGCTTATTCAGTAGCACAAGCCGCTACGTCAACTTTCAGCAGCGCGTTCAGCAGATCATGATGGTCTGGTTCGTTACGGCGTTTCTGACGATTGCGCTCATGCCGTTCCTGGCTCCCATGTCTTTCCTGAGTTTTGTGCCGCCGATGGCTTATTTTGCCATTTATTACTTTGAAAATATTCGCAAACAATGGCTCGCTGAATTGGGTTTCTCGGTGGCTTTTGGTCTGATTCTCCTCTTGTTTTACCAAGGTCTTCTCGGAATTATTCCGGGCGTCGAATTAGGCCGATTGAGTAGTTTACAGGTACGCCCTTCGCCCCTTCCGGATAACATTCGGAATCAGCATATTTTAATCATCGGCGAAGATTTAAGCGCGTATCGGGAAAACCGCCCGGCGACACCTTACCTCAACTGGGATCTGGCTAAGTATGATCTGAAAAATCTGGATAACTACGAATCGGTTATCAACGTATTCGATCATTTTCGAAAAGACCCACCCGACTACATCATTGATCGGGAAAACGTGATCGATAAATTGTTTCAACGCGCCCCGGCCCTGGCTAGCCGCTACGAAAAAACGGCAACAGCGGGCGTATACAAGCGAAAATAGATAAAAATTTGTAGCTTGTTGTTCTTTCTGACAGAGCTATAGCCTGCGAACGAAAACCGTAAATTTTTTAGTGACATGCCTTCCCACTCGTTCACCAATAAACGCACGAATCTTTACATCTTCCTAAGCGCTGTTTTCCTGACCAACGCCCTGATTGCGGAAATAATCGGCGTCAAAATCTTTTCGGTTGAGACGTTACTGGGTACCCGGCCCGCACAAATTCATCTGTTTGACAATTTCGTACTGGACTTTAATCTTACCGCCGGGGCTATCATCTGGCCGTTTGTCTTTATCACCTCCGATATTATTAACGAGTATTTCGGTAAGGCGGGTGTCCGGCGAATTTCGTTTCTGACGGCAGGTTTTGTGGGATACAGCTTTCTGATTATCTACGCGGTTACGAACCTTCCTCCGGCGCAATTCTGGCTTGACGTGAACGCGAAAGACGGAGCCGGAAACCCTATCAACATTGACAACGCTTTTCAGATGATTTTTCGCCAGGGACTAGGCATTATCATTGGTTCGTTGACTGCTTTTCTGGTTGGTCAGATTCTGGATGTGTACGTATTCCATTCGTTGCGCAAAATCACAGGAAGCCAGAAAATCTGGCTTCGGGCTACCGGTTCTACGCTTGTTTCACAGCTCGTTGACTCGTTCGTTGTGCTGGGTATAGCGTTCTATGTTTTCGGCAACTGGTCGCTGACGCAGGTACTAGCAGTAGGCATCATCAATTACATCTACAAAGCAACATCAGCCATCGTACTGACGCCTTTGTTGTACGTAGCGCATTACTTCATCGACCGTTACCTCGGAAAAGAACATGCCGAAGAACTAGCGAATGAATCGGCCATGAGTTCGTTTATGTAAGGCTACGGCGCCAGTTATCGAGCAACACTGCCGTGGCAATACCCACGTTCAATGATTCGGCTTCGCCGTAGCGCGGGATGGTTACCCGCTTGGTAACGTACTGCCCGATCTCAGGACTGATCCCATTCGACTCATTGCCCATAACCAGATAGCCCGACTTACTGAAAGCGAGTGCATGCACATCGTCGCCACCCAGAAATGCACCGTACACGATCTGCCCCTTAGCCGACTGTTTCAAAAACTGCTCAATATCACCGTACCACCAGTTCACCCGCGTGAAGGAACCCTTACTGGCCGAAATCACTTTCGGATTGTACACGTCAGCGGTCGTTTCGGAGCAAATGATTTTACGGATGCCGTACCAATCGGCAATGCGGATGATGGTGCCCAGATTGCCCGGATCGCGGATATCATCCAGAATCAGCGCGATTTCGTCGGGTCCAGCCAATAGCGGACGGTTTTCTTTCGTTCTGACGACAGCCAGAGCCGCGTTGTTGCTTTCAAGGGTCCCCGTTCGCTCCAGATCAGCCACTGACGCAATTTCGACCGGCGTTCGTTGGCGGTCTGTCAGTCGAGTGTTTTCTTTGTAGAATGCTTCGGTCGCCACCAGCAGGTCGACCTGAAAATCAGATTGCAGCACTTCCTGCACGCTCTTGGCTCCTTCGACCAGAAAAGCGCCATGCTGCTGACGGTATTTTTTCTGATGTAGCGACTGAATGTATTTGATTTGATTTTTGGAAAGCATGAAAAAAATAGATGGTGTGCGCTGTATGATGTATGATTGGCTGGCGGGCCGTACATTATGCATCCTACATCATAAGTCCGTCGTTATCGTATGTATGCTGACAGTCGCACTGTCAGGCTGTTTAAGTTCTAAAAAGTTACAGGGCGATCAATACCTGCTCACCGCGCAGACGGTCAAAGGAAACCGCACGGTCACGCGCGAACAACTCGAGAGCCTTATTCCCCAGCGCCCCAACCGCCGTACGCTTGGCTTACCCATCACACCGCCCCTTTGGTTTTATCAGCTGGGTCTGCACTCCTACAACCGCGAAGCGGTGTTGCGCGAGCTACAGGCCAAAACTAATGAATTTGAACAGCAAAGCCAGCAATTGGCCAACCAGCCCAAAGCGCTGAAGAAACTAAACCGGCGCTTCAGCCGGCAAGCCAAGAAACTTCGCCTGAAGGCCGAAGAAGGAAACTGGCTGATGCGTAATCTGGGTGAACCGCCTTCGTACTTCGCAGAACGCGATGCGCAGACGAACGCGGCTAAAATGCAAAAGTATCTGTCGGATAAAGGATTTTTCCACGCCCGAACCGCCTATAAACTGGATACACTGCGCCGGCGGCAGATTCGCGTTAACTATCTGATCACCGAAAATGCGGGCTTTTACCTGCGAACGGTGCGATATGAAATTGACGACCCACGCGTCGATTCGCTGGTGCGCAGCTCACTCAATGTGTCAAAATTAAAATCGGGCGATCGGTTTGATCTCGACAATATTTCGGGCGAAAAAGTGCGCAT contains the following coding sequences:
- a CDS encoding McrC family protein — translated: MPSILSVAENGLIGKETDRAIRPGPSADVSVTDAVFEALRQLAVDAEGVDGLLTFFVQKGREYVRVRKYVGLVTLPDGTQLEILPKIGRGATSRSMLLSMLRHLQHGPFRTLSSAHTNATHLPLWEVFVTAFLDALESLVQQGLQRSYVSVESNERFWKGRFQSTRQQRENAQHAERLAVVYDVLTADVAPNRILKTTLHYLQQRNHSAPVQQRIRQLDGALDGISACGSVQDDLKLVKRSNRLFARYELALRWAEALLGRRAYGVKVGLTADLSLLFPMERVFEDYVSHGIRRYWPEADKVTVQESLAHLVDEHAGMPKFKLRPDIVIEHSDRKFVLDMKWKEVTGTDHSGSYGIDHADLYQLFAYGKKYEASDLFLVYPANETFQQPLPVFGYDSTTRLHVVPFDVLNPLVNEVEKLADYALSFQ
- the folE gene encoding GTP cyclohydrolase I FolE produces the protein MKLNGTSSSTPLNGASANQQEGVHTNGYSRHENYSAMADQDELVDEIGDAHGASSVDTPMRPDAFDLDDELKVDLIEEHFREIMNILGLDLTDDSLKGSPRRVAKMYVKEIFRGLNPANKPAPTLFDNKFRYNEMLVEKDITVQTYCEHHFVPIIGKAHVAYISSGKVIGLSKLNRIVEYFCKRPQVQERLTVQIADELKKILETEDVAVIIDAKHLCVSTRGVHDVNSSTVTASYNGKFAEEATKQELLRYVTQPSVTI
- a CDS encoding 6-pyruvoyl trahydropterin synthase family protein; this translates as MDTQRANAPRVAVFRKEHFNAAHRLHNPNWSDEKNTRVYGKCNNPNYHGHNYELIIQVTGPIDPETGYVIDMKYLGDLIKEHVTERFDHKNLNLDTEEFADLNPSAENIAIVIYTILRNQLSEGLDLKIRLYETERNFVEYPA
- a CDS encoding MBL fold metallo-hydrolase; the encoded protein is MKRVQTAMITLALILAIATGSTFLFLRQDVFGSDPATTRLERIKQSKNYQNGVFENLEPTAVMREDGSYWQMMNDYFHKDKFNTPPQPLPSVKTDLKSLADDKPTVVWFGHSSYLIKANGTTVLVDPVFSGYASPVSFFGKSFAGSDVYRVDDMPDIDMLVISHDHYDHLDYKTITELIPKVKKFYTALGVGAHLERWGVPADRIVEFDWWEGKQVASDIQLTAVPARHFSGRSLARGKTLWSSYVLNLHGYTLFLGGDSGYGTHFKEIGDKYGPFDLAILECGQYGKDWPNIHMFPEEVVTAAEDLRAKTLLPVHWAKFSLAYHAWNEPIQRLVTRASEKALPITTPRIGEPVVVNASYPRSVWWNF
- a CDS encoding Gfo/Idh/MocA family protein, whose translation is MNLTPTRRQFIKTAALTGTAATVFPSILTGAKPADTKVRLGFIGVGLRGRSHVEQALYREDVVIPAICDVDPNSIALTNEIFKKKGKPLPEAYSKGDEAFLQMLKRDDLDGVIIATPWEWHVPMAVATMKAGKYAGVEVSATVKLKESWDLVDTSEKTGVPCMILENVCYRRDVLAILNMVRQGMFGEMTYAHCGYQHDLREVKFNNGKQAYGGGVEFGAKGYSEAHWRTQHSVDRNGDIYPTHGLGPVAHWLNINRGNRFTHLTSTATKSRGLHKYVVDKGGANHPNAKVNFKLGDVVTTVVECANGENIVIIHDTNSPRPYSLGFRAQGTQGIWMDDNDMIYLEGVSPKAHTWEPFAAYQEKYDHPLWKRHAQTAENAGHGGIDFFVMRAFIESVKTKTPPPIDVYDAAVWSAISPLSEESIAGGSKPVEIPDFTRGKWKTNKPIFGLNDQF